One genomic window of Carassius gibelio isolate Cgi1373 ecotype wild population from Czech Republic chromosome A10, carGib1.2-hapl.c, whole genome shotgun sequence includes the following:
- the LOC128020950 gene encoding dolichyl-diphosphooligosaccharide--protein glycosyltransferase subunit STT3A codes for MTKLGFLRLSYEKQDTLLKLLILSMAAILSFSTRLFSVLRFESVIHEFDPYFNYRTTRFLTEEGFYQFHNWFDDRAWYPLGRIIGGTIYPGLMITSAALYHVLHFFHISIDIRNVCVFLAPLFSSFTAIVTYHFTKELKDAGAGLLAAAMIAIVPGYISRSVAGSYDNEGIAIFCMLLTYYMWIKAVKTGSIYWSSMCALAYFYMVSSWGGYVFLINLIPLHVLVLMLTGRFTHRIYVAYCTVYCLGTVLSMQISFVGFQPVQSSEHMAAFGVFGLCQIHAFVDYLRSKLNTQQFEVLFKSVISLVGIILLSAGGVLMLTGKISPWTGRFYSLLDPSYAKNNIPIIASVSEHQPTTWSSYYFDLQLLVFMFPVGLYYCFNNLSDATIFIIMYGVTSMYFSAVMVRLMLVLAPVMCILSGIGVSQVLTTYMKNLDVSRPDKKSKKQQDSTYPIKNEVASGMILVMAFFLITYTFHSTWVTSEAYSSPSIVLSARGGDGSRIIFDDFREAYYWLRHNTPEDAKVMSWWDYGYQITAMANRTILVDNNTWNNTHISRVGQAMASTEEKAYEIMRELDVSYVLVIFGGLTGYSSDDINKFLWMVRIGGSTDTGRHIKEHDYYTPTGEFRVDREGSPVLLNCLMYKMCYYRFGQVYTEAKRPPGYDRVRNAEIGNKDFELDVLEEAYTTEHWLVRIYKVKDLDNRGLSRT; via the exons ATGACCAAGCTGGGCTTCCTGCGTCTGTCCTACGAGAAACAGGACACCCTGCTGAAGCTGCTCATCCTGTCTATGGCAGCCATCCTCT CGTTCTCCACCAGACTGTTCTCTGTGCTTCGGTTCGAGAGTGTTATCCATGAGTTCGATCC TTATTTCAATTACCGGACCACTCGCTTCTTGACGGAAGAGGGCTTTTACCAATTCCATAACTGGTTTGATGATCGGGCTTGGTATCCACTTGGGAGGATTATAGGAGGCACCATCTATCCCG ggTTGATGATCACATCTGCAGCTTTGTATCACGTTCTACACTTCTTCCACATTTCCATCGACATccgcaatgtgtgtgtgttcctcgcccctctcttctcctccttcaCCGCTATCGTCACCTACCACTTCACAAAAGAGCTCAAG GATGCAGGTGCAGGGCTTCTGGCTGCCGCCATGATCGCCATCGTGCCTGGATACATCTCCCGTTCTGTGGCAGGCTCTTATGACAATGAAG GAATCGCCATTTTCTGCATGCTGTTGACGTACTACATGTGGATCAAAGCAGTGAAGACGGGCTCCATTTATTGGTCGTCCATGTGCGCGCTGGCATATTTTTACATG GTGTCCTCCTGGGGTGGTTATGTGTTTCTGATTAACCTCATTCCCCTCCACGTGCTGGTGTTGATGCTCACCGGACGTTTCACTCATCGCATCTATGTGGCGTACTGCACAGTCTACTGCCTGGGCACCGTCCTCTCCATGCAGATCTCTTTTGTTGGATTCCAG CCTGTCCAGTCCTCTGAACACATGGCTGCATTCGGGGTGTTTGGCCTGTGTCAGATTCACGCCTTTGTCGATTACCTGCGGAGCAAACTGAACACGCAGCAGTTTGAAGTGTTGTTCAAGAGCGTCATTTCGCTGGTCGGTATCATCCTGCTCTCTGCAGGTGGAGTGCTCATGCTGACAG GGAAAATCTCACCTTGGACTGGCCGTTTTTACTCTCTGCTGGATCCATCCTACGCCAAGAACAACATCCCCATCATCGCCTCTGTGTCTGAGCACCAGCCCACCACCTGGTCCTCCTACTACTTTGACCTGCAGCTTCTGGTCTTCATGTTTCCAG TTGGCCTTTATTACTGCTTTAACAACCTCTCTGATGCCACGATTTTCATCATCATGTATGGCGTCACCAGCATGTACTTCTCAGCTGTGATG GTGCGTCTCATGTTAGTCTTGGCTCCCGTCATGTGCATCCTGTCTGGCATCGGCGTTTCTCAGGTCCTCACCACCTACATGAAGAACCTGGATGTCAGTCGACCGGACAAGAAGTCCAAGAAGCAGCAGGACTCCACTTACCCAATCAAAAATGAG GTGGCAAGCGGGATGATTCTGGTCATGGCGTTTTTCCTCATCACATACACCTTCCACTCCACCTGGGTGACCAGCGAGGCGTACTCCTCCCCGTCCATCGTGCTCTCCGCCCGCGGTGGTGATGGCAGCCGCATCATCTTCGATGACTTCAGAGAGGCGTATTACTGGCTCAGACACAACACACCAGAG GATGCTAAAGTCATGTCGTGGTGGGATTATGGGTATCAAATAACAGCGATGGCCAATCGAACGATTCTGGTTGACAACAACACTTGGAATAACACTCACATCTCCAGAGTGGGTCAG GCCATGGCCTCCACTGAGGAGAAAGCCTATGAGATTATGCGAGAACTGGATGTTAGTTACGTCCTGGTGATCTTTGGTGGACTGACAGGATATTCATCTGACG ACATTAATAAGTTCCTGTGGATGGTCCGGATCGGGGGCAGCACGGACACAGGGAGGCACATAAAGGAACATGACTACTACACACCCACCGGAGAGTTCCGTGTGGACCGCGAGGGGTCCCCCGTCCTGCTCAACTGCCTCATGTACAAGATGTGCTACTATCGCTTCGGCCAGGTTTACACTGAAGCCA agcGACCTCCCGGTTACGACAGGGTTCGTAATGCTGAGATTGGCAACAAGGACTTTGAGCTGGATGTGCTGGAGGAAGCGTATACTACAGAGCACTGGCTTGTCAGGATATACAAG GTCAAAGACCTTGACAACCGTGGCCTCTCAAGAACGTAA